A section of the Marinimicrobium koreense genome encodes:
- a CDS encoding YidH family protein: MSDTDLRDHLAVERTHLANERTLLSYIRTALSVIIGGGVVLQFLPEQPVLKVLAWVAIFGGLVMAGIGVYRFLKVRREIPRVQS, translated from the coding sequence GTGAGTGATACCGATCTGCGCGACCACCTTGCGGTTGAGCGCACCCACCTGGCCAACGAGCGTACCCTGCTGTCCTACATACGCACGGCGCTGTCCGTCATCATCGGTGGCGGTGTGGTGCTGCAGTTTCTACCGGAGCAACCGGTTCTGAAAGTGCTGGCCTGGGTCGCCATTTTTGGTGGATTGGTCATGGCAGGGATTGGCGTTTACCGCTTTCTCAAGGTCCGCCGGGAAATCCCCCGGGTACAATCCTGA
- a CDS encoding TonB-dependent receptor, whose amino-acid sequence MFHKRMLSLAVSLVAGGSLPLIAHAQDDQAAEPMLEEILVQGVRAAELNAREIERNRDIFSSVISQDDAGNFADQNVAEALQRLPGVTIQKSDGQGEFVNVRGLGPNFVGVSLNNSELASSSTDNRSVALNSIPADLMGSIEVFKSLTPDMDLNSIGGRVNVNSVTAFSRGEDSLRLSLQGAMHEQRGEFSPKATIQATKLLADETIGIAVSLSHEERATEVNQIFHDTSNDLRFLRVSRPQLGDDSNNRENNARSSLEYLQEGVVDPYIDEPRILAPWEFEVRQDESVRTTTAGTFNVEWRPTDNSEYFVRYDHSTFTDEELTLREYFRFGQGDARYVSYVNPENNSFAVSDTDLQQHVFIQEAEDKTTTFALGGENNIDLWTVDYEYHNSVGEQTNPDDRRVQFRIQSLPMYARSFQDDIEAQVLSRTQIRALAEQSGAVIPTSGVPGTGGYAGFPGYELGERRQEAFVYDGIYLEDGFREDDVEQFKLNIRRDFEGGFVNYFKAGVLAKERTRSRDRARWSVNPSDYPFACEGDEECLTWANTGIGRGDFETYTPRNPRFDHDFITTADAENLLDITRQIPLNLDPNRSGQASKSDNYAIYEESNEAYLMGEFNLTDNMWLIAGARYVETEFGSTGWFTLRHDRFQQEDGVVRDIVMPLGDPTTGGFVVNQYDGVYPGLHLRWEPRDDLLVRSSLWTNYNRPDYDDASADAGFDGRVFLSAADPIEGRDNCSDNLQDDLGAPNDGYVEFISQNFTLCEGNALELGNTDLKAMEATNFDASVSWYGPNGHFAELAVFYKQIDDFIVEVRGIDVARNDLPGSVKVALDRIDSSNGGDPSITENVFRIDQDHVFQDVNTTLNGDTSSVYGAEISYSRYFDNNFFINGNMTLLSSTADAGETVRADDIRLPNQADLTANLTLGWENEMFSARLIQNYRSEVLKQIGSCSAADIQTDREWAALNDASNPDALEGATGSGVVYPENCRRWADVFHDEIFGLDFKATYNLNEDIKFYFDVLNVTEDVDVFYFRGNDYSNGPVMYESEGLGRTFQVGATIRFW is encoded by the coding sequence ATGTTTCATAAACGTATGCTGTCACTGGCGGTTTCGCTGGTGGCTGGTGGTTCCCTGCCCCTTATTGCCCATGCTCAGGACGATCAGGCTGCCGAGCCCATGCTGGAAGAAATTCTTGTCCAGGGTGTTCGAGCTGCAGAGCTGAACGCTCGAGAAATTGAGCGTAACCGGGACATCTTCAGCTCCGTCATCTCTCAGGATGACGCAGGTAATTTTGCTGATCAGAACGTCGCTGAAGCGCTTCAGCGCCTTCCGGGTGTTACTATTCAGAAGAGTGACGGCCAGGGTGAATTTGTGAACGTCCGGGGTCTGGGTCCGAATTTCGTTGGCGTAAGCCTGAACAATTCTGAACTAGCCTCTTCAAGCACCGATAACCGTTCTGTCGCACTTAATTCGATTCCTGCTGACTTGATGGGGTCCATTGAAGTTTTCAAATCATTGACGCCGGATATGGACCTGAACTCGATTGGTGGCCGCGTCAACGTGAACTCAGTGACCGCGTTCTCCCGCGGTGAGGATAGCCTCAGATTAAGCCTTCAAGGGGCTATGCATGAGCAGCGTGGAGAATTTTCGCCGAAAGCGACTATCCAGGCTACTAAACTTCTCGCTGATGAAACGATTGGTATTGCGGTTTCCCTGTCTCACGAAGAGCGCGCTACCGAAGTTAATCAGATATTTCACGATACCAGCAACGACCTTCGATTCTTGCGCGTTTCTCGGCCACAGCTCGGTGATGACAGCAACAATCGTGAAAACAACGCCAGAAGCTCTCTGGAGTACCTGCAGGAAGGTGTAGTCGATCCTTATATCGATGAGCCGAGAATCCTGGCTCCCTGGGAGTTCGAGGTCCGTCAAGATGAGAGCGTACGCACTACTACGGCGGGTACCTTTAACGTGGAGTGGCGGCCAACCGACAATAGCGAGTACTTTGTTCGCTATGACCACTCAACCTTTACCGATGAAGAGCTGACCCTGCGGGAGTACTTCCGTTTTGGGCAGGGTGATGCACGGTACGTGTCCTATGTGAACCCTGAAAATAACAGCTTTGCCGTATCTGATACAGATTTGCAGCAGCACGTTTTCATCCAGGAGGCTGAAGATAAGACAACCACCTTCGCTCTGGGTGGCGAAAACAATATTGATCTGTGGACGGTGGACTACGAGTACCATAATTCAGTGGGCGAGCAAACCAATCCGGATGACAGAAGGGTACAGTTCCGAATTCAGTCGCTCCCAATGTACGCGCGGTCTTTCCAGGACGATATCGAAGCTCAGGTACTTTCGCGCACACAGATTCGCGCCTTGGCTGAACAGTCCGGTGCTGTAATTCCAACCTCCGGTGTTCCCGGAACGGGTGGCTATGCAGGTTTCCCTGGTTACGAGCTTGGAGAGCGTCGACAGGAAGCCTTTGTGTACGACGGGATATATCTGGAGGACGGCTTCCGCGAAGACGACGTGGAGCAGTTCAAACTGAATATCCGTCGTGATTTTGAAGGCGGCTTTGTCAACTACTTCAAGGCTGGTGTTCTCGCCAAAGAGCGTACCCGTAGCCGGGATCGCGCTCGTTGGAGTGTAAACCCGAGTGACTACCCCTTTGCTTGTGAAGGTGACGAAGAATGTCTTACCTGGGCAAACACGGGTATTGGTCGCGGCGATTTCGAAACCTATACACCTAGAAACCCTCGCTTCGATCACGATTTCATAACAACGGCTGATGCCGAAAATCTTCTCGATATTACGCGCCAAATCCCCTTGAACTTGGACCCGAATAGAAGTGGCCAAGCGAGCAAGAGCGATAACTACGCAATCTATGAAGAGAGCAATGAAGCTTATCTGATGGGTGAATTCAACCTGACAGATAACATGTGGTTGATTGCTGGTGCACGGTATGTAGAAACCGAGTTTGGTTCTACAGGTTGGTTCACTTTGCGTCACGATCGCTTCCAGCAGGAAGATGGCGTTGTTCGGGATATCGTAATGCCCCTCGGAGACCCAACAACCGGCGGTTTTGTCGTCAATCAGTACGATGGTGTATATCCCGGTCTGCATTTGCGTTGGGAGCCAAGAGACGACCTGTTGGTGAGAAGTTCCCTTTGGACCAACTACAATCGTCCTGACTACGATGACGCTAGTGCAGACGCCGGATTTGACGGTCGGGTTTTCCTGAGCGCAGCGGACCCGATTGAAGGCCGCGATAATTGCAGTGATAACCTTCAGGACGATTTGGGTGCGCCTAACGATGGTTATGTCGAGTTCATTTCGCAGAACTTCACCCTTTGTGAAGGAAACGCCTTAGAACTGGGCAATACTGATCTGAAAGCCATGGAAGCCACTAACTTCGATGCGTCGGTCAGTTGGTATGGGCCCAACGGCCACTTCGCCGAACTGGCCGTTTTCTATAAGCAAATCGATGACTTTATTGTTGAAGTAAGGGGTATTGATGTTGCGAGAAACGATCTTCCAGGTTCAGTTAAAGTGGCTTTGGATCGTATCGATTCGTCGAATGGCGGTGATCCGTCCATTACCGAGAACGTGTTCCGCATCGACCAGGACCATGTCTTCCAGGATGTAAATACCACGCTCAATGGGGATACGTCGTCAGTGTATGGTGCAGAAATCAGTTACTCCCGTTACTTTGATAACAATTTCTTTATTAACGGTAATATGACATTGCTTAGCAGTACCGCAGACGCAGGGGAGACGGTCCGTGCAGACGATATCAGGCTGCCAAATCAGGCTGACTTGACCGCAAACCTGACCTTGGGTTGGGAAAACGAGATGTTTTCTGCGCGTTTGATTCAAAATTATCGTAGTGAGGTTCTCAAGCAGATTGGTTCCTGCTCTGCCGCAGACATCCAGACTGACCGGGAGTGGGCGGCGCTGAATGATGCCAGTAATCCCGATGCGCTCGAAGGTGCAACGGGTTCAGGCGTTGTTTACCCGGAAAATTGTCGACGCTGGGCAGATGTGTTCCACGATGAAATCTTTGGCCTGGACTTCAAGGCCACTTACAACCTGAACGAAGACATTAAGTTCTACTTCGATGTCCTGAATGTGACAGAGGATGTAGATGTCTTCTATTTCCGTGGTAACGATTACTCCAACGGACCGGTGATGTATGAATCGGAAGGTTTGGGTCGCACCTTTCAGGTGGGGGCTACCATACGCTTCTGGTAA